DNA sequence from the Flavobacteriales bacterium genome:
GCTACAGCTCCCCTAACGGTATTTGAAACACCCAAGCCGTTTAAAGGTTGTTTTACCGATGTAGATATAATGTTAACAATTCTACCATAGCCCGATTTTTTCATTCCCTCTTTAACCGCTTGCACAAGTGTATGATTACACAATAAATGGTTGGTAAAGGCATGAATAAACTCCTCGGTTTTAGCATTTTCAATTGGTCCACCTGCTGGTCCACCAGTGTTATTTACCAATATGTTTATTTGCATTTCATTCAACTCAATAAAATCGTCTAAAACCATTTTTAACTGAGCTGGAATGGCAAAATCAACCGTTAAAAAATAATGCTTTTGTCCTTTTGTAACATCAAGCTCACTTTTTACAGCTTTAAGTTTTTCGTGATTTCGAGCAATTAAAATAATATTTGCTCCCATTTCGGCTAATTGCAACGCAATAGCCTTGCCAATACCTTGAGTACTACCACAAACTATGGCATTTTTTCCTGTTAAATCTAAATTCATCATAGTCAAATTTATAACAAAAATTAGTTTTTCACTTATCTAGGTCTATTTTATTTTCTAATTTTCGGAATAGTTAATCCATCTCAAGTTAAAAAAATGAAATTTAATCAAATTGAGTACAAAAAGCCCTTTTTTAAAATCAATAATGAGCTCAACGAGTATTTGATTAAATATTCAAGAAGTATTGAAATTCCTATTCAATACGAAGATTTATTGCGTTACAGTAGTTTGGTTCCTTTAGACGATAAAAATGGAAATCCAACTTTATGGAATGCGGTGGTTTACAGCCCTACTGAACTCGATTTTTTATCGGCTGGTTTGGTAGATATTTATCGTTTGTTAATCTCTGATGGAAGTAAATTAGCTTATCTAGCTGTTGATAGTATTGATTTTTGCTCTTACGGAAACTCTAAACCTTTTCGGATTAAAATAAAAAATCAAATCAACGACAATTACGATTATTATTACATCAAACGAGCAGATTCATCAAGGGTTTATGGATTGGAATTGGAACACTATTTTTCGCCCAATAAAATCAATTACATTTATTATAAAGATACCTTGGTAGAGGAACATATTATTGGTATTCCTGGCGACCAGTTTATACAAGAAGTTGAAGCAGATAAAAGAGATTTTAACAAGGTGCGTTTGGCAAAGGAATTTGTAAAATTTAACGAACGTTGTTTTGTCCGTTTGCTGGGCGATATGCGAGCTTATAATTTTGTAGTTGTGGTAACCCAAGATTTTGACCAAATTCAATACAGAATTCGTGCTATAGATTTCGACCAACAAAGCTTTGAAGGTAGAAGTAGAATTTACCTGCCACAATTTTACAAAGACAATATCTTTTTTGTAAATCTTACGCAAAGTACCATGTCGTTAGAAACCGCAGAACAATATTTAATTGAGGAACAAGCCTTATTGAAAAAAAGATATTTGAATGAAAAATACCAGATTGATTACTTGATTAGGGTGTTGAAAAACGACCAAATTTCTTTTCCAGAACACATTAATAATTTAAAAGCCGAATTGAACAAATTTCACCGTCAACCTAATTTTTTAGATTGTAAAAACATGGGTGAAATTTTAGAATTAAATATAAAAACCAGGCTTCAACTTTAAAAAGTTCAAATAAACAGTTACTTTAGTGTAAAATAAACAACCATGGAAACAAGAAGACCTTTTAATTTAAATAAGTGGATAGAAGACAATAAAGACAAGCTTAAACCACCTGTTGCAAACAAAAATTTATACGATGAATCAGGCGATTATATTGTGATGATTGTTGGTGGTCCAAATGCTAGAAAGGATTATCACTTTAATGAAACCGAAGAATTGTTTTATCAGCTAAAAGGAGATATTGAAGTTACCATACAAGAGAATGGAAAAGCAGTAAAAATTCCAATAAAAGAAGGAGACATGTTTTTGTTACCAGCAAATATTCCTCATTCACCAGTTCGTTCGGAAGGCTCTATTGGATTAGTGATTGAACGTAAACGAAAAGGCACCAACCTTAAAGATGGTTTAATGTGGTTTTGCGACAAATGCAATCATAAATTGTACGAAGAACGTTTTACGCTCGATGACATTGAAAGAGGGTTTTTACCAACATTTAAACGTTTTTATAACTCGCAAGATTTAAGAACTTGTGATAAGTGTGGACACGAAATGGAGTCTGACCCTAGGTTTACTGATATGTAATTGAGTGATGGGTTTTGGGTGATGAGTGGTGAGTGATGGGTGTGGGGTTAATTATTATAAAATGAGTGACGAGAAGAACTATAAAAATTTAGATGTTTGGAAAGAAGCTAGAAAGCTTGTTCCACTAATTTATACACTTACCAAAGAATTTCCTGAGGACGAAAAATTTGGACTAACAAGCCAAATTAAACGAGCAGCAATTTC
Encoded proteins:
- a CDS encoding SDR family oxidoreductase, with the protein product MNLDLTGKNAIVCGSTQGIGKAIALQLAEMGANIILIARNHEKLKAVKSELDVTKGQKHYFLTVDFAIPAQLKMVLDDFIELNEMQINILVNNTGGPAGGPIENAKTEEFIHAFTNHLLCNHTLVQAVKEGMKKSGYGRIVNIISTSVKQPLNGLGVSNTVRGAVANWSKTLANELGEFGITVNNVLPGATDTVRLKSIIETNASKKGKTVEEIKQQMANEVPLKRIAQPEEIANAVAFLVSPSASYISGINVPVDGGRTKSL
- a CDS encoding 3-hydroxyanthranilate 3,4-dioxygenase, whose product is METRRPFNLNKWIEDNKDKLKPPVANKNLYDESGDYIVMIVGGPNARKDYHFNETEELFYQLKGDIEVTIQENGKAVKIPIKEGDMFLLPANIPHSPVRSEGSIGLVIERKRKGTNLKDGLMWFCDKCNHKLYEERFTLDDIERGFLPTFKRFYNSQDLRTCDKCGHEMESDPRFTDM